A single region of the Solwaraspora sp. WMMD791 genome encodes:
- a CDS encoding DUF881 domain-containing protein has translation MEYTSGSASWRDVVRRALGGLHRRRPGRRQFGWSSGVPLIALLAGLLFTTTATTAGGTSLREDRRPQLTQLIEDSRSQLAVAEERAAALREQVDQQASIVAGSDQPIADQRARVEANRAAAGFTALAGPGIVVELDDAPRLADLPDGASNDDLVVHQGDVQAVVNALWAGGAEAMSIMDVRVLSTSAVRCVGNTLLLHGGVYSPPFRIAAIGDPTALQQALDDSEGVQLFRDAVTHFQLGYQQTVESELSVPAFDGSTALHHTTVPETAR, from the coding sequence GTGGAATACACCTCCGGCAGCGCGTCCTGGCGGGACGTCGTACGCCGAGCGCTGGGCGGGCTCCATCGCCGACGGCCCGGCCGCCGGCAGTTCGGCTGGTCCAGCGGAGTGCCGCTGATCGCCCTGCTCGCCGGGCTGCTCTTCACCACCACCGCCACCACCGCCGGCGGCACCAGCCTGCGGGAGGATCGCCGCCCCCAGCTCACCCAGCTGATCGAGGACAGCCGCAGCCAGCTGGCGGTCGCCGAGGAACGCGCCGCCGCGCTGCGCGAGCAGGTCGACCAGCAGGCGAGCATCGTCGCCGGGTCCGACCAGCCGATCGCCGACCAGCGGGCCCGGGTCGAGGCCAACCGCGCCGCGGCCGGCTTCACCGCGCTGGCCGGACCGGGCATCGTCGTCGAGCTCGACGACGCACCCCGGCTGGCCGACCTACCCGACGGCGCCAGCAACGACGACCTGGTAGTGCACCAGGGGGACGTCCAGGCCGTGGTGAACGCGCTCTGGGCCGGCGGCGCGGAGGCCATGTCAATCATGGATGTACGGGTGTTGTCCACCAGCGCGGTACGCTGTGTCGGAAACACGCTGCTGTTGCACGGCGGGGTCTACTCGCCGCCCTTCCGGATAGCCGCCATCGGCGACCCGACCGCCCTGCAGCAGGCGCTGGACGACTCCGAAGGGGTGCAGTTGTTCCGGGACGCGGTGACCCACTTCCAGCTCGGCTACCAGCAGACGGTCGAGTCGGAGCTGAGCGTCCCGGCGTTCGACGGCTCGACCGCCCTGCACCACACGACAGTGCCGGAGACAGCCCGATGA
- a CDS encoding VanZ family protein, with product MLGWAREFLSQPWPFLTLATLAVVGVLVHRPLARRLGWARWPTLAMLLGAAAVAALTLPPAPVGTGVPLAPGVSVSGPDAAVTTACIRSLTDPAVLWSGLVTVDSLGERVGNVAMFVPLAFCTVLAVRRPVLATGLLLLAPAGVELAQAVTGLGRECVGYDWVNNATGVLLGAAAGGVVTVAWRMVGSGRGSSRTDRSGGPGRSGPVSSRRSRRSSR from the coding sequence GTGCTGGGTTGGGCCCGTGAGTTCCTCTCCCAACCCTGGCCGTTCCTGACGCTGGCGACCCTTGCCGTCGTCGGCGTACTGGTCCACCGGCCACTGGCCCGACGGCTCGGCTGGGCCCGCTGGCCCACCCTGGCCATGCTGCTGGGCGCGGCGGCGGTCGCCGCGCTCACACTGCCTCCGGCGCCGGTCGGCACCGGCGTACCGCTGGCTCCCGGGGTCTCGGTCTCCGGGCCGGACGCCGCGGTGACCACCGCCTGCATCCGGTCGCTTACCGACCCCGCCGTGCTCTGGTCCGGCCTGGTCACGGTGGATTCGCTCGGCGAGCGGGTCGGCAACGTCGCGATGTTCGTACCGCTGGCCTTCTGCACGGTGCTGGCGGTACGTCGACCGGTGCTCGCCACCGGATTGCTGCTGCTGGCACCGGCCGGGGTGGAGCTGGCCCAGGCGGTGACCGGGCTGGGGCGGGAATGCGTCGGCTACGACTGGGTCAACAACGCCACGGGCGTCCTGCTCGGTGCGGCCGCCGGCGGGGTCGTCACGGTCGCCTGGCGGATGGTCGGTTCCGGGCGGGGCAGCTCCCGTACGGACCGCTCGGGAGGGCCGGGTCGCTCCGGGCCGGTCAGCTCCCGCCGATCGCGACGTTCGTCGCGATGA
- a CDS encoding cell division protein CrgA: MPKSQVRKKKVYTPPTDVRPTQTAATRKPSPIWLPIAAVSLIVFGIGWLVVYYLSETAYPVATWGYWNLAVGFGAMVSSLILLSRWR, encoded by the coding sequence GTGCCCAAGTCGCAGGTTCGCAAGAAGAAGGTCTACACCCCGCCGACCGATGTCCGGCCCACCCAGACGGCTGCCACCCGCAAGCCGAGCCCGATCTGGCTGCCGATCGCTGCGGTCTCGTTGATCGTCTTCGGGATCGGTTGGCTCGTCGTCTACTACCTGTCGGAGACGGCGTACCCCGTGGCGACCTGGGGTTACTGGAACCTCGCGGTCGGGTTCGGAGCGATGGTCAGCTCGCTGATCCTGTTGTCCCGCTGGCGCTGA
- a CDS encoding penicillin-binding protein 2 — protein MNAPLRRVGVVIMVLFGLLFVNLNWVQGYKAEEYRTSDYNGRVQVAEYDRQRGNIEAGGRALATSTETDGELKFLRTYPDNELYAHVVGYKPVNLAAIGVERAENEFLAGTSDQLFADRVRDLFTGEETGGGNVLLTINRRAQETAYQQLLENRVGVSRGAAVAIDPRTGAIQALVSLPSYDPNPLSSHDTGAAQAAYDALEGDPDKPLRNRALGEVLPPGSTFKVIVAAAALENGTTIDTPISAGPVYRHPDSGTDIRNAVPSICPQDEVTLITALTDSCNTGFAKLGVALGAETVKAKARDFGFEDEEQVVGRTNGDSGLPVAASRTGDIANPDGSEDGAALAQSSIGQNNVRMTPLEGAMIAAAVANGGSQMRPYLVQQLLHADRTSSYYTADPRELREPVSGSVAADLQEMMVSVVRNGTGRNARIDGYTVGGKTGTAQAGEDDRDHGWFIGFAISPDGEPISAVCVVLENAGDGGSAEATRISGQIMRAIIAEREGR, from the coding sequence ATGAACGCCCCGTTGCGCCGCGTCGGCGTGGTCATCATGGTCCTGTTCGGCCTGCTCTTCGTCAACCTGAACTGGGTGCAGGGCTACAAGGCCGAGGAGTACCGCACCAGCGACTACAACGGTCGGGTCCAGGTCGCTGAGTACGACCGTCAACGCGGCAACATCGAGGCCGGCGGACGGGCCCTGGCCACCAGCACCGAGACCGACGGCGAGCTGAAGTTCCTGCGTACCTACCCGGACAACGAGCTCTACGCGCACGTCGTCGGCTACAAGCCGGTCAACCTGGCCGCGATCGGCGTCGAACGGGCCGAGAACGAGTTCCTGGCCGGCACCAGCGACCAGCTCTTCGCCGACCGGGTACGGGACCTGTTCACCGGCGAGGAGACCGGCGGCGGCAACGTGCTGCTGACCATCAACCGCCGGGCCCAGGAGACCGCGTACCAGCAGTTGCTGGAGAACCGGGTCGGGGTCAGCCGGGGAGCGGCGGTCGCGATCGATCCGCGTACCGGGGCGATCCAGGCGCTGGTCTCCCTGCCCAGCTACGACCCGAACCCGCTGTCCAGCCACGACACCGGTGCCGCCCAGGCGGCGTACGACGCGCTGGAGGGCGACCCGGACAAACCACTGCGCAACCGGGCACTCGGTGAGGTGCTGCCGCCCGGATCCACCTTCAAGGTGATCGTCGCCGCCGCAGCACTGGAGAACGGCACCACGATCGACACGCCGATCTCCGCCGGGCCGGTCTACCGCCACCCCGACTCCGGCACCGACATCCGCAACGCCGTCCCGTCGATCTGCCCGCAGGACGAGGTGACTCTGATCACCGCGTTGACCGACTCCTGCAACACCGGGTTCGCCAAACTCGGCGTCGCGCTCGGCGCCGAGACGGTCAAGGCCAAGGCCCGCGACTTCGGATTCGAGGACGAGGAACAGGTGGTCGGCCGCACCAACGGCGACAGCGGGCTGCCGGTGGCCGCCAGCCGTACCGGGGACATCGCCAACCCGGACGGCTCCGAGGACGGTGCCGCGTTGGCCCAGTCGTCGATCGGGCAGAACAACGTCCGGATGACCCCGCTGGAAGGCGCGATGATCGCGGCGGCGGTCGCCAACGGCGGCAGTCAGATGCGTCCGTACCTGGTGCAGCAGCTGCTGCACGCGGACCGGACCAGCAGCTACTACACGGCCGACCCCCGCGAGCTGCGGGAGCCGGTGAGTGGCTCGGTCGCCGCCGACCTGCAGGAGATGATGGTCAGCGTCGTCCGCAACGGCACCGGCCGCAACGCCCGCATCGACGGTTACACCGTCGGCGGCAAGACCGGCACCGCCCAGGCTGGCGAGGACGACCGCGACCACGGCTGGTTCATCGGCTTCGCAATCTCCCCCGACGGGGAGCCGATCTCGGCCGTCTGCGTCGTACTGGAGAACGCCGGCGACGGCGGCAGCGCCGAGGCGACCCGGATCTCCGGCCAGATCATGCGGGCGATCATCGCCGAGCGTGAGGGGCGATGA
- a CDS encoding FtsW/RodA/SpoVE family cell cycle protein: MPRVRTLRTRRNAELGLLALALVVVGLYAAATEAAVLGTVRAGFWVPTAVVGLVFLGLHLVIRFFAPYADPALLPAVALLNGIGVGFLRRFDLASEPAAERLDFPIFAGTGGRQLAWTLAAVVLAAGLLILVRDHQIVARYAYTLGLAGIVLVMIPAVLPARYSEINGAKLWILIGGFSIQPGEFAKLALLSFFAYYLVRKREVLSLASRRVLGIDFPRGRDLGPVLVVWLLSVMVLVFQKDLGTSLLYFGMFVVTLYIATERVSWLIIGLLLFFGGAFLAYYLGGIVGGPFANFYQRANIWLDPFSDPYADGYQLVQGLLGLGTGGLFGAGPGGGQPLKVPEVHNDFIFAGIGEEIGLFGLSALLVVYLLIAERGLRAGLAVRDSFGKLLAGGLAFTLSLQVFVIVGGISGLIPLTGQTTPFLSAGGSSLMANWLLVAMLLRISDAGRRPVAGAEPRPPGTPAGPPAQLHGAPTEVIRR; encoded by the coding sequence ATGCCGCGGGTCCGCACCCTGCGGACCCGCCGCAACGCCGAGCTCGGCCTGCTGGCACTCGCCCTGGTGGTGGTCGGGCTCTACGCGGCGGCCACCGAGGCGGCCGTGCTCGGCACCGTACGGGCCGGTTTCTGGGTGCCGACCGCCGTCGTCGGCCTGGTCTTCCTCGGCCTGCACCTGGTCATCCGGTTCTTCGCCCCGTACGCCGACCCGGCGCTGCTGCCGGCGGTCGCCCTGCTCAACGGCATCGGCGTCGGTTTCCTGCGCCGCTTCGACCTGGCCAGCGAGCCCGCCGCCGAGCGGCTCGACTTCCCGATCTTCGCCGGGACCGGCGGCCGGCAGCTGGCCTGGACCCTGGCCGCCGTCGTGCTCGCCGCCGGACTGCTGATCCTGGTCCGTGACCACCAGATCGTCGCCCGGTACGCCTACACCCTGGGCCTGGCCGGCATCGTGCTGGTGATGATCCCGGCGGTGCTGCCAGCCCGCTACTCCGAGATCAACGGTGCCAAGCTGTGGATCCTGATCGGCGGCTTCTCGATCCAGCCCGGCGAGTTCGCCAAACTGGCGCTGCTGTCGTTCTTCGCGTACTACCTGGTCCGTAAACGTGAGGTCCTCTCGCTGGCCAGCCGGCGGGTGCTCGGCATCGACTTCCCACGCGGCCGCGACCTCGGCCCGGTGCTGGTGGTCTGGCTGCTCAGCGTGATGGTCCTGGTGTTCCAGAAGGACCTCGGCACCTCGCTGCTGTACTTCGGCATGTTCGTGGTGACGCTCTACATCGCCACCGAACGGGTCAGCTGGCTGATCATCGGTCTGCTGCTGTTCTTCGGCGGCGCGTTCCTCGCCTACTACCTCGGCGGCATCGTCGGCGGCCCGTTCGCCAACTTCTACCAGCGGGCCAACATCTGGCTCGATCCGTTCTCCGACCCGTACGCCGACGGCTACCAGCTGGTCCAGGGGCTGCTCGGGCTCGGCACCGGAGGGCTGTTCGGCGCCGGACCCGGCGGCGGCCAGCCACTGAAGGTGCCCGAGGTACACAACGACTTCATCTTCGCCGGCATCGGCGAGGAGATCGGGCTGTTCGGCCTCTCCGCGCTGCTGGTGGTCTATCTGCTGATCGCCGAGCGCGGGCTGCGGGCCGGGCTCGCGGTCCGGGACTCGTTCGGCAAACTGCTCGCCGGCGGACTGGCGTTCACCCTGTCCCTGCAGGTCTTCGTGATCGTCGGCGGGATCAGCGGGCTGATCCCGTTGACCGGCCAGACCACGCCGTTCCTGTCCGCCGGTGGCTCCTCGCTGATGGCGAACTGGCTGCTCGTGGCGATGCTGCTCCGGATCTCCGACGCGGGTCGCCGACCGGTCGCGGGCGCCGAACCCCGCCCACCCGGTACGCCCGCCGGACCGCCCGCCCAGCTGCACGGCGCCCCCACGGAGGTGATCCGCCGATGA
- a CDS encoding (Fe-S)-binding protein gives MGTVQIVTTVVAAIVTVIAVALAGRAVWQFVSIIRLGQPDPTRTGDPATRATVMLRETLGHTRMLRWSVVGAAHWFVMVAFVLLSILVLEAYFEVVDAGGGIPVIGGWLLYGLVTEYVSVLGLVGILVLIGIRLANRPTRAGGRSRFTGSTMWQGYFVEAVVLAVLVCGFLIRGFRVATDHFDFPVWATPVSHALGAVLPASDAAISITALVKILISMTWLIVIALTLTMGVAWHRFAAFFNIYFKRDPGKPNSGLGALRPMTSNGKPLDFEEADPEKDQFGVAQVEQFSWKGLLDFTTCTECGRCQSQCPAWNTGKPLSPKLLVLSLRDHAYAKAPYLLAGGGKDLTGEEKATAEQLATVDALALAEADRPLIGGADDGGVIDPDVLWSCTTCGACVEQCPVDIEHVDHIVDMRRYQVLIESSFPSEAGVMLRNLENKGNPWGAPPNTREDWTKGLDFEVPRVGEVDDFEYLFWVGCAGAFEDRAKKTTRAVATLLHSAGVDFAILGEGETCSGDPARRIGNEFVFQMLAQQNVETLNEAFGDREPTKRKIVATCPHCFNTLGNEYGQLGGHFEVVHHTQLLAHLVAAGKLTPVTPVDGGLTYHDPCYLGRHNRVFSPPREVLGAALGADDAVREMPRNSERSFCCGAGGARMWMEERIGKRVNVDRVEEALSTGAQTIAVGCPFCFTMLGDGVTGKQSSGAAGEGVEVVDVATVLLRSVTPAVASSTTTEE, from the coding sequence ATGGGCACGGTTCAGATCGTCACCACGGTCGTCGCCGCCATCGTCACCGTGATCGCGGTGGCGCTCGCCGGCCGAGCGGTCTGGCAGTTCGTCTCGATCATCCGGCTCGGCCAGCCCGACCCCACCCGCACCGGTGACCCGGCGACCCGCGCCACGGTGATGCTCCGCGAGACCCTCGGCCACACCCGGATGCTGCGCTGGAGCGTCGTCGGCGCCGCCCACTGGTTCGTCATGGTCGCCTTCGTCCTGCTCTCCATCCTGGTGCTGGAGGCGTACTTCGAGGTCGTCGACGCCGGGGGCGGCATCCCGGTGATCGGCGGCTGGCTGCTCTACGGCCTGGTGACCGAGTACGTGTCGGTCCTCGGCCTGGTCGGCATCCTGGTGCTGATCGGCATCCGGCTGGCCAACCGGCCGACTCGGGCCGGCGGCCGTTCCCGGTTCACCGGCTCCACCATGTGGCAGGGCTACTTCGTCGAAGCGGTCGTGCTCGCCGTACTGGTCTGCGGGTTCTTGATCCGTGGCTTCCGGGTCGCCACCGACCACTTCGACTTCCCGGTGTGGGCCACCCCGGTGAGCCACGCCCTCGGCGCCGTCCTGCCCGCCTCCGACGCGGCGATCAGCATCACCGCCCTGGTCAAGATCCTCATCTCGATGACCTGGCTGATCGTCATCGCGCTGACGCTGACCATGGGCGTGGCCTGGCACCGGTTCGCCGCCTTCTTCAACATCTACTTCAAGCGGGACCCGGGCAAACCGAACTCCGGCCTCGGTGCGCTGCGGCCGATGACCAGCAACGGCAAGCCGCTCGACTTCGAAGAGGCCGACCCCGAGAAAGACCAGTTCGGGGTCGCCCAGGTCGAACAGTTCAGCTGGAAGGGTCTGCTCGACTTCACCACCTGTACGGAGTGCGGCCGCTGCCAGTCGCAGTGCCCGGCCTGGAACACCGGCAAGCCACTGTCACCGAAGCTGCTCGTGCTGTCGCTGCGCGACCACGCGTACGCCAAGGCGCCGTACCTGCTCGCCGGCGGCGGCAAGGACCTCACCGGCGAGGAGAAGGCCACCGCCGAGCAGCTGGCCACGGTCGACGCCCTGGCCCTGGCCGAAGCCGACCGCCCGCTGATCGGCGGGGCGGACGACGGCGGGGTCATCGACCCGGACGTGTTGTGGTCCTGCACCACCTGCGGCGCCTGCGTCGAGCAGTGCCCGGTCGACATCGAGCACGTCGACCACATCGTCGACATGCGTCGCTACCAGGTGCTGATCGAGTCGAGCTTCCCCAGCGAGGCCGGCGTGATGCTGCGCAACCTGGAGAACAAGGGCAACCCGTGGGGCGCGCCGCCGAACACCCGCGAGGACTGGACCAAGGGCCTCGACTTCGAGGTGCCCCGGGTCGGCGAGGTGGACGACTTCGAGTACCTGTTCTGGGTCGGCTGCGCCGGTGCGTTCGAGGACCGGGCCAAGAAGACCACCCGCGCGGTGGCGACCCTGCTGCACTCCGCCGGCGTCGACTTCGCCATCCTCGGCGAGGGCGAGACCTGCTCCGGCGACCCGGCCCGGCGCATCGGCAACGAGTTCGTCTTCCAGATGCTGGCCCAGCAGAACGTGGAGACCCTCAACGAGGCGTTCGGCGACCGGGAGCCGACGAAGCGCAAGATCGTCGCGACCTGCCCGCACTGCTTCAACACCCTCGGCAACGAGTACGGGCAGCTCGGCGGCCATTTCGAGGTCGTACACCACACGCAGCTGCTGGCCCACCTGGTCGCCGCCGGCAAGCTCACCCCGGTCACCCCCGTCGACGGCGGCCTGACCTACCACGACCCCTGCTACCTGGGCCGGCACAACCGGGTCTTCAGCCCACCCCGCGAGGTGCTCGGTGCCGCGCTCGGCGCCGACGACGCGGTACGCGAGATGCCCCGCAACTCGGAGCGGTCGTTCTGCTGCGGGGCCGGTGGCGCGCGGATGTGGATGGAGGAGCGGATCGGCAAACGGGTCAACGTCGACCGGGTCGAGGAAGCCCTCTCCACCGGGGCCCAGACGATCGCGGTCGGCTGTCCGTTCTGCTTCACGATGCTCGGTGACGGGGTCACCGGAAAGCAGTCCAGCGGCGCGGCGGGCGAGGGCGTCGAGGTCGTCGATGTGGCGACCGTGCTGCTCAGATCGGTCACGCCGGCGGTAGCATCGTCGACGACCACCGAGGAGTAG
- the pknB gene encoding Stk1 family PASTA domain-containing Ser/Thr kinase, with translation MTAQARLLGGRYQVGELLGYGGMAEVHRGRDLRLGRDVAIKMLRTDLARDRTFQERFRREAQNSASLNHPAIVAVYDTGEEYAPTGETLPFIVMEFVNGRTLKEVLAAEGRLNPRRALEFCADICAALEFSHRHGIIHRDIKPGNVMLTQTGQVKVMDFGIARALASGATTMTQTSAVIGTAQYLSPEQARGESVDARSDVYAAGCVLFELLCGHPPFVGDSPVSVAYQHVREDPRAPSDINRDVTPAIDAIVLKALAKNPVNRYQSAGEMRADLLRAATGRPVLATPVLRQDETVAMGATSRTGSTQRIPAGAGGGTSSRRTSPAVIAGLSVLGVMAVVALAAGLIYATTNEEEPPTVALPSLVGLPIEQARLEINNLRLVSEETTREEPDCTLNTVLDQSPEPGQVEPGSEVALTVCAGPGTVQVPSLDGFTRDAAERALADRDLVAEFEEVDSSAPKDQVVAVPAAGTAVEPGTVVEVHVSLNNLREVPNVVGRTEADAVAALENAGFDVRVIDGDPVNPADAGRVTSQSPSRGEQRVNSRVEIVVSQALEPEPPPSPTSSPTPSSTPTSPPPDPGDGDGGGGGTGGGGTGSPLLPVPSLTGLVD, from the coding sequence ATGACCGCGCAGGCTCGCCTGCTAGGTGGCAGGTACCAGGTCGGCGAGTTGCTCGGCTATGGCGGCATGGCCGAGGTCCATCGCGGCCGCGACCTCCGACTCGGACGCGACGTCGCGATCAAGATGCTGCGTACCGACCTTGCCCGGGACCGGACGTTCCAGGAGCGCTTCCGGCGCGAGGCACAGAATTCCGCCTCGCTCAACCACCCGGCGATCGTCGCGGTCTACGACACCGGTGAGGAGTACGCCCCGACCGGCGAGACCCTGCCGTTCATCGTCATGGAGTTCGTCAACGGGCGCACCCTCAAGGAGGTGCTCGCCGCCGAGGGCCGGCTGAACCCGCGTCGCGCCCTGGAGTTCTGTGCCGACATCTGCGCCGCTCTGGAGTTCAGCCACCGGCACGGCATCATCCACCGGGACATCAAGCCGGGCAACGTGATGCTCACCCAGACCGGCCAGGTCAAGGTGATGGACTTCGGCATCGCCCGGGCGTTGGCCAGCGGCGCCACCACGATGACCCAGACCTCGGCGGTGATCGGCACCGCGCAGTACCTCTCCCCGGAACAGGCCCGCGGCGAGTCGGTGGACGCCCGGTCGGACGTCTACGCCGCCGGCTGTGTGCTGTTCGAACTGCTCTGCGGCCACCCGCCGTTCGTCGGTGACAGCCCGGTCAGCGTCGCCTACCAGCACGTCCGGGAGGACCCGCGCGCGCCCAGCGACATCAACCGGGACGTGACGCCGGCGATCGACGCGATCGTGCTGAAGGCCCTGGCGAAGAACCCGGTCAACCGCTACCAGAGCGCCGGCGAGATGCGCGCCGACCTGCTGCGGGCTGCCACCGGCCGGCCGGTGCTGGCCACCCCGGTGCTGCGCCAGGACGAGACGGTCGCGATGGGTGCGACCAGCCGGACCGGTTCCACCCAGCGGATCCCGGCCGGTGCCGGCGGTGGCACGTCGTCGCGGCGTACCTCGCCGGCGGTCATCGCCGGGCTCAGCGTGCTCGGCGTGATGGCGGTGGTCGCCCTCGCCGCCGGGCTGATCTACGCCACCACGAACGAGGAGGAGCCTCCGACGGTGGCGCTGCCGAGCCTGGTCGGTCTGCCGATCGAGCAGGCCCGCCTGGAGATCAACAACCTCCGGCTCGTCTCCGAGGAGACGACCCGCGAGGAGCCGGACTGCACCTTGAACACGGTCCTCGATCAGTCCCCGGAGCCGGGCCAGGTCGAGCCCGGCAGCGAGGTCGCGCTCACCGTCTGCGCCGGCCCGGGGACCGTGCAGGTCCCGTCGTTGGACGGCTTCACCCGGGACGCCGCCGAGCGGGCGCTCGCCGACCGTGATCTGGTTGCCGAGTTCGAGGAGGTCGACAGCTCCGCACCCAAGGACCAGGTCGTCGCCGTGCCGGCGGCCGGTACGGCGGTCGAGCCCGGCACCGTGGTCGAGGTGCATGTCTCCCTCAACAACCTGCGCGAGGTGCCCAACGTCGTCGGTCGCACCGAGGCCGACGCGGTCGCCGCGCTGGAGAACGCCGGGTTCGACGTCCGGGTCATCGACGGTGACCCGGTCAACCCCGCCGACGCCGGCCGGGTCACCAGCCAGAGCCCGAGCCGGGGCGAACAGCGGGTCAACTCCCGGGTCGAGATCGTGGTCAGCCAGGCGCTCGAGCCCGAGCCCCCACCGAGCCCGACGTCGTCGCCGACGCCGAGCAGTACGCCGACCAGCCCGCCGCCCGACCCGGGCGACGGTGACGGCGGTGGCGGCGGTACGGGCGGCGGTGGGACCGGTAGCCCGCTCCTGCCCGTGCCGAGCCTCACCGGGCTGGTCGACTGA
- a CDS encoding serine/threonine-protein kinase — MLSSGVLLGGRYRLDERIASGGMGDVWRGTDEVLGRTVAVKSLLPALLEEPGFAERFRGEARTMATINHPGVVDVYDYGSDKHIAFLVMEYVEGDALSRTLSRVGRLTPARTMALVAQAADALHAAHEKGIVHRDVKPGNLLVRPNGTLVLTDFGIARSEMVGQLTAAGSVLGTASYISPEQASGAVATPASDVYALGVVAYQCLSGRRPFEGDNPLEIAMKHVREMPRALPSDIPPVVRSIVERALAKDPSARWPTAAALAAVTRQAATTLAGQPRPPATGHHPGAGHPGAAPRPPVAGRPTSGAPISPVGPMSPGPVPPAPRPPQGPPISGAPGYRPPGPPISGAPGYRPPAPAQPGGYPPPGYPQRPAAPARPPLGPHQQPNPYGYQRPAPAPPRSGGSVSRQLFTVLAIILGVIVALVCSGLAIYLVRDSIASTGALGQPVVRLVTAENQMASGHVEIHVGAVPSVEGHGTARHDHDHLSEGRQGR; from the coding sequence ATGCTGAGCTCCGGGGTCCTGCTGGGTGGCCGGTACCGGCTCGACGAGCGCATCGCCAGCGGCGGGATGGGCGACGTGTGGCGCGGCACCGACGAGGTGCTGGGCCGTACCGTCGCGGTGAAGAGCCTGCTCCCCGCGCTGCTGGAGGAGCCCGGCTTCGCCGAGCGGTTCCGGGGTGAGGCCCGGACCATGGCCACCATCAACCACCCCGGCGTGGTCGACGTCTACGACTACGGCAGCGACAAGCACATCGCCTTCCTGGTGATGGAGTACGTCGAGGGCGACGCGCTGTCGCGCACCCTGTCCCGGGTCGGCCGGCTCACCCCGGCCCGCACGATGGCGCTGGTCGCCCAGGCCGCCGATGCGCTGCACGCCGCCCACGAGAAGGGCATCGTGCACCGCGACGTCAAGCCGGGCAACCTGCTGGTCCGGCCGAACGGCACCCTGGTGCTCACCGACTTCGGCATCGCCCGTTCCGAGATGGTCGGGCAGTTGACCGCCGCCGGCTCGGTGCTGGGCACCGCCTCGTACATCTCGCCGGAACAGGCCTCCGGCGCGGTGGCGACGCCCGCGTCGGACGTGTACGCCCTCGGGGTCGTCGCCTACCAGTGCCTCTCCGGTCGGCGGCCCTTCGAAGGCGACAATCCGCTCGAGATCGCCATGAAACACGTACGGGAGATGCCCCGCGCGTTGCCGTCGGACATCCCGCCCGTGGTCCGCAGCATCGTCGAGCGGGCGTTGGCGAAGGACCCGTCGGCCCGCTGGCCGACCGCCGCAGCCCTGGCCGCGGTTACCCGGCAGGCCGCCACCACCCTCGCCGGGCAGCCCCGCCCGCCGGCCACCGGACACCATCCGGGGGCCGGACATCCCGGGGCGGCCCCCCGGCCGCCGGTCGCTGGCCGGCCGACCTCCGGCGCGCCGATCTCCCCGGTCGGCCCGATGTCACCCGGCCCGGTCCCGCCGGCACCCCGGCCGCCGCAGGGACCGCCGATCTCCGGGGCTCCCGGCTACCGCCCGCCGGGCCCGCCGATCTCCGGGGCACCCGGCTACCGGCCACCCGCGCCGGCGCAGCCCGGCGGTTATCCGCCTCCCGGGTATCCGCAGCGCCCCGCAGCGCCGGCCCGGCCGCCGCTGGGCCCGCACCAGCAGCCCAACCCGTACGGTTACCAGCGCCCGGCACCCGCACCGCCCCGCTCCGGCGGCTCGGTGTCCCGGCAGCTCTTCACCGTCCTGGCCATCATTCTCGGCGTGATCGTCGCCCTGGTCTGCAGCGGCCTGGCCATCTACCTGGTCAGGGACAGCATCGCCAGCACGGGTGCACTCGGTCAGCCCGTGGTGCGATTGGTTACGGCTGAGAACCAGATGGCATCCGGACACGTCGAAATTCATGTCGGGGCCGTACCGTCTGTGGAAGGACATGGCACCGCCAGGCATGATCACGACCATCTGAGCGAAGGACGACAAGGACGATGA
- a CDS encoding aminodeoxychorismate/anthranilate synthase component II produces MRVLVIDNYDSFVFNLVQYLGQLGAECEVQRNDQVTVDEVGRFDVAGILLSPGPGDPDRAGICLDVIRRYAGQLPIFGVCLGHQAIGAAYGAVVERAPELLHGKTSQVHHTGAGVLAGLPEPFTATRYHSLAVRAETLPDEIEVTGRTPSGVVMAMRHRHLPVEGVQFHPESVLTEGGHLMLANWLADCGLPQARERAPRLAAEVDARRRAAFAAA; encoded by the coding sequence GTGCGCGTACTGGTGATCGACAACTACGACTCGTTCGTCTTCAACCTGGTGCAGTACCTGGGTCAGCTCGGGGCCGAGTGCGAGGTCCAGCGCAACGACCAGGTCACCGTCGACGAGGTGGGCCGGTTCGACGTCGCCGGCATCCTGCTCTCCCCCGGGCCCGGCGACCCGGACCGGGCCGGCATCTGCCTGGACGTGATCCGGCGGTACGCCGGACAGCTGCCGATCTTCGGCGTCTGCCTGGGGCATCAGGCGATCGGGGCCGCGTACGGTGCCGTCGTCGAACGCGCGCCGGAGCTGCTGCACGGCAAGACCTCCCAGGTGCACCACACCGGGGCCGGGGTCCTGGCCGGCCTGCCTGAGCCGTTCACCGCGACCCGGTACCACTCGCTCGCCGTGCGCGCCGAGACGCTGCCGGACGAGATCGAGGTGACCGGCCGGACCCCGTCCGGGGTGGTGATGGCGATGCGGCACCGGCACCTGCCGGTGGAAGGCGTGCAGTTCCACCCGGAGTCGGTGCTCACCGAGGGCGGTCACCTGATGCTGGCGAACTGGCTGGCCGACTGCGGCCTGCCGCAGGCCCGGGAGCGGGCACCGCGACTGGCCGCCGAGGTCGACGCCCGACGTCGCGCCGCGTTCGCCGCCGCCTGA